In the Flagellimonas sp. MMG031 genome, one interval contains:
- a CDS encoding tyrosine-type recombinase/integrase: MSLSAFISYLRLEKNYSQHTIKAYERDLKSFSGFCKEQYDEQDIATVSYPLIRNWIVHLSEQGVYNRSINRKISSLQAYYRFLLKVGDITVSPLVKHKALKTSQKVEVPFSEMEMDTILSEIPFEDDFEGIRDKLIIELLYATGMRRAELVNLRVTDIDFSGNALKVLGKRNKERIVPILSSTVEQIKSYLEERSKLEKVVDSQYLFLTKEGLKIYETLVYRTINKYFSLVSPKVKKSPHILRHTFATHLLNRGADLNSVKELLGHSSLASTQVYTHNSIAELKKVHQKAHPRNKK; this comes from the coding sequence ATGTCGCTGTCTGCTTTCATATCCTATTTGAGATTGGAGAAGAACTACTCCCAACATACCATCAAGGCGTACGAGAGGGATTTGAAAAGCTTTTCGGGCTTCTGCAAGGAGCAGTATGATGAACAGGATATCGCAACTGTTTCTTACCCCTTGATCAGGAATTGGATCGTTCATTTATCGGAGCAAGGAGTTTACAATAGGAGTATCAACAGGAAGATTTCGTCACTTCAGGCCTACTACCGTTTTTTGTTGAAGGTCGGTGACATTACCGTCTCCCCCTTGGTCAAGCACAAGGCGCTTAAAACCAGTCAAAAGGTAGAGGTGCCGTTTTCTGAAATGGAGATGGATACCATACTCTCCGAAATTCCTTTTGAAGATGATTTTGAAGGCATCCGTGATAAGCTCATCATCGAACTGTTGTATGCCACGGGAATGCGAAGGGCTGAGCTTGTGAACTTAAGGGTTACGGATATTGACTTTTCCGGTAATGCGCTCAAAGTGCTGGGCAAACGGAACAAAGAGCGTATCGTTCCCATCTTGTCCTCTACTGTGGAGCAAATCAAGAGCTATTTGGAAGAACGCTCCAAGTTGGAAAAGGTAGTCGATTCGCAGTATCTATTTTTAACAAAAGAAGGTCTTAAAATTTATGAAACGCTTGTTTATCGAACTATAAATAAGTATTTTAGTTTGGTGTCCCCCAAGGTAAAAAAGAGTCCACACATACTCAGGCACACCTTTGCAACGCACTTGCTGAACAGGGGGGCAGATTTAAATTCCGTAAAGGAACTATTGGGTCATTCAAGTTTGGCATCTACGCAAGTGTACACGCACAACAGTATTGCCGAACTCAAGAAGGTACACCAGAAGGCCCATCCAAGAAACAAGAAGTAG
- the raiA gene encoding ribosome-associated translation inhibitor RaiA: MKVNAQSVNFTADGKLIDFIQKRMDKMELFYDKVIESDVYLKVENTSAKENKIVEIMVFIPRDKIMVKKQCKSFEEAVDSACSSLERQLVKKKEKMRANA, from the coding sequence ATGAAAGTAAACGCACAATCGGTAAATTTTACAGCTGATGGTAAACTCATTGACTTTATCCAAAAGCGAATGGACAAGATGGAATTGTTCTATGACAAGGTCATTGAATCGGATGTGTATCTCAAAGTGGAAAACACAAGTGCAAAAGAAAATAAGATTGTGGAAATCATGGTGTTCATCCCCAGGGATAAAATCATGGTAAAAAAACAATGCAAGTCCTTTGAGGAGGCTGTGGATTCCGCCTGTAGTTCCTTGGAAAGACAATTGGTGAAAAAGAAGGAAAAGATGAGGGCGAACGCCTGA